From one Cupriavidus sp. P-10 genomic stretch:
- a CDS encoding 3-oxoacid CoA-transferase subunit A gives MINKLYDTVEAAVAGIHDGATILIGGFGLAGMPAELIDALIEQGARDLTIVNNNAGNGDTGLAALLKTKRVRKIICSFPRQTDSYVFDALYHAGEIELELVPQGNLAERIRAAGAGIGGFFTRTAYGTPLAEGKETRIIDGQGYVFETPIHADFALIKADTADRWGNLTYRKTARNFGPIMAMAAKCAIVQVNKVVDLGEMNPEHIVTPGLFVKRVVKIAKSA, from the coding sequence GTGATCAACAAGCTATACGACACGGTGGAAGCGGCGGTGGCCGGCATCCACGACGGCGCCACCATCCTCATTGGCGGCTTTGGCCTCGCAGGCATGCCCGCGGAACTGATCGACGCGCTCATCGAGCAAGGCGCGCGCGACCTCACCATCGTCAACAACAACGCCGGCAACGGCGACACCGGCCTGGCCGCGCTGCTGAAGACCAAGCGCGTGCGCAAGATCATTTGCTCGTTCCCGCGCCAGACGGACTCGTACGTGTTCGACGCGCTGTACCACGCCGGCGAGATCGAGCTGGAACTGGTGCCGCAGGGCAACCTGGCCGAGCGCATCCGCGCCGCCGGCGCCGGCATCGGCGGCTTCTTTACCCGCACCGCCTACGGCACGCCGCTGGCCGAGGGCAAGGAAACCCGCATCATCGACGGCCAGGGTTACGTGTTCGAGACCCCGATCCACGCCGACTTCGCGCTGATCAAGGCCGACACCGCCGACCGCTGGGGCAACCTCACCTACCGCAAGACCGCGCGCAACTTCGGCCCGATCATGGCGATGGCCGCCAAGTGCGCCATCGTGCAGGTCAACAAGGTAGTGGATCTGGGCGAAATGAATCCCGAACACATCGTCACGCCGGGC